The proteins below come from a single Plantactinospora sp. KBS50 genomic window:
- a CDS encoding alpha/beta fold hydrolase — MPIAVRVRRALPRMTARRTVTVAVVAALAAGVAIWAAWPQRRAYTVTDQLISVAAGPTGTGRIDLDTRFYLPESASAARTVPAVLLAHGFGGTKESVRSDAEDLADRGYAVLTWTARGFGRSGGQIHLDSPDYEVRDASRLLDWLAARPDIRRDAAGDPRVGVVGGSYGGGLALLLAAQDPRVDAIVPMITWNDLARSFLPESAGRPATDGVFKKGWAGIFFGGSAGRSTGGGPAADTGDPSCGRFAADVCRAYLEIATTGRASPDAVALLRRSSPAGVLDRVKAPTLLIQGQADTLFPLSEADANARGIAAAGTPVRVAWYTGGHDGGAGPQSDRDRLRYLTAQWLDHYVRGTGPPPGAGFTWSRLAGFDAVNRGLLATGYTTDRYPGLTGSATRTVRVAGPAQAAVNPPRGNPAAISSLPGLGGLSAAAAVSGGAGGALPGVAADLPGQYARFDSAPLAEAVDVAGAPTVSIRAASPTGEAVLFVKLYDVDPKGVATLPDGLVAPVRLTGLPTDVTAAAPVAVTLPAIVRRIEAGHRVRITVATSDQAYATPDAPTVYTVALGDGAVTLPTLSGMPIATPAAVWRWVLGGLVAALLLGLAGVLLVGRLRSRRRADTVHPDHAQVPLVVRDLRKEYADGFVAVSRVDFEVHPGQVVGLLGPNGAGKTTTLRVLMGLTRPSAGEIYVFGYRLVPGSPVLSRIGALVEGPGFLPHLSGEANLRAYWRATGRPAADAHFETALEIAGLGDSVHRKVRTYSHGMRQRLAIAQAMLGLPAVLVLDEPTDGLDPPQIAEMRRVLQRYATDGRAVLVSSHLLAEVEQTCTHAVVVNKGRIVAAGPVAEIVGESPSVRFDVTDPEAARAVLGRMAGVQVLPEDDGTLVVDTNGTARSAVVAELVQAGIGVDRVMPRRRLEDAFLSLVGEHSRGSGDR, encoded by the coding sequence ATGCCGATCGCTGTGCGGGTCCGCCGCGCACTGCCCCGGATGACCGCCCGGCGTACGGTCACGGTCGCGGTCGTCGCCGCGCTGGCCGCCGGCGTCGCCATCTGGGCGGCCTGGCCGCAGCGCCGGGCGTACACCGTCACCGACCAACTGATCAGCGTCGCCGCCGGGCCGACCGGGACCGGACGGATCGACCTGGACACCCGGTTCTACCTGCCGGAATCCGCGTCCGCGGCCCGTACGGTGCCGGCGGTCCTGCTGGCGCACGGCTTCGGGGGTACGAAGGAGTCCGTCCGCTCGGACGCGGAGGACCTGGCCGATCGCGGCTACGCCGTGCTGACCTGGACGGCCCGCGGGTTCGGCCGCAGCGGCGGGCAGATCCATCTGGACAGCCCCGACTACGAGGTCCGGGACGCGTCCCGGTTGCTGGACTGGCTGGCCGCGCGGCCGGACATCCGCCGGGACGCGGCCGGCGACCCCCGGGTCGGCGTGGTCGGCGGCTCGTACGGCGGCGGCCTCGCCCTGCTGCTCGCCGCCCAGGATCCGCGGGTGGACGCCATCGTCCCGATGATCACCTGGAACGACCTGGCCCGGTCCTTCCTGCCCGAGTCCGCCGGCCGGCCGGCCACCGACGGGGTGTTCAAGAAGGGCTGGGCGGGGATCTTCTTCGGCGGCTCCGCCGGCCGGTCCACCGGCGGCGGCCCCGCCGCGGACACCGGTGACCCCTCCTGCGGGCGGTTCGCCGCCGACGTCTGCCGGGCGTACCTGGAGATCGCCACCACCGGCCGGGCCAGCCCGGACGCGGTGGCCCTGCTGCGCCGGTCCAGCCCGGCCGGCGTGCTCGACCGGGTCAAGGCGCCGACGCTGCTCATCCAGGGCCAGGCGGACACGCTGTTCCCGCTCTCCGAGGCCGACGCCAACGCCCGCGGCATCGCGGCCGCCGGCACGCCCGTCCGGGTCGCCTGGTACACCGGCGGCCACGACGGCGGCGCAGGCCCGCAGAGCGACCGGGACCGGCTCCGCTACCTCACGGCCCAGTGGCTCGACCACTACGTGCGCGGCACGGGTCCGCCGCCCGGCGCCGGCTTCACCTGGTCCCGGCTGGCCGGGTTCGACGCGGTGAACCGGGGTCTGCTGGCCACCGGGTACACCACCGACCGGTACCCGGGGCTGACCGGCAGCGCGACCCGGACGGTGCGGGTGGCGGGTCCGGCGCAGGCCGCCGTCAACCCGCCCCGGGGCAACCCGGCGGCCATCTCCTCGCTGCCCGGCCTGGGCGGCCTGTCCGCGGCGGCGGCGGTGTCCGGCGGGGCCGGCGGCGCGCTGCCGGGGGTGGCCGCGGACCTGCCCGGCCAGTACGCCCGGTTCGACTCGGCGCCGCTGGCCGAGGCGGTCGACGTGGCCGGCGCCCCGACGGTGTCGATCCGGGCCGCGTCGCCGACCGGCGAGGCGGTGCTGTTCGTCAAGCTCTACGACGTCGACCCCAAGGGCGTGGCCACCCTGCCCGACGGGCTGGTGGCGCCGGTCCGGCTGACCGGGCTGCCGACCGACGTCACGGCCGCCGCCCCGGTCGCCGTGACGCTGCCGGCCATCGTCCGCCGGATCGAGGCCGGGCACCGGGTGCGGATCACCGTCGCCACCTCGGATCAGGCGTACGCGACGCCCGACGCGCCCACCGTGTACACGGTGGCGCTCGGGGACGGTGCGGTCACGCTGCCGACCCTGAGCGGTATGCCGATCGCGACCCCGGCCGCGGTCTGGCGCTGGGTGCTCGGCGGCCTGGTCGCGGCGCTCCTGCTCGGGCTGGCCGGGGTGCTGCTGGTCGGGCGGCTGCGGTCCCGGCGGCGGGCCGACACCGTCCACCCGGACCACGCCCAGGTACCGCTGGTGGTGCGGGACCTGCGCAAGGAGTACGCGGACGGGTTCGTCGCGGTGTCCCGGGTGGACTTCGAGGTGCATCCGGGCCAGGTGGTCGGGCTGCTCGGCCCGAACGGCGCGGGCAAGACCACCACGCTGCGGGTGCTGATGGGGCTGACCCGGCCGAGCGCGGGGGAGATCTACGTCTTCGGGTACCGGCTGGTGCCCGGTTCGCCGGTACTGTCCCGGATCGGTGCCCTGGTCGAGGGGCCGGGGTTCCTCCCGCACCTGTCCGGCGAGGCGAACCTGCGGGCGTACTGGCGGGCCACCGGGCGGCCGGCGGCGGACGCCCACTTCGAGACGGCGCTGGAGATCGCCGGCCTGGGTGACTCCGTGCACCGCAAGGTGCGCACGTACAGCCACGGCATGCGGCAGCGGCTGGCGATCGCGCAGGCCATGCTGGGCCTGCCGGCGGTGCTGGTGCTGGACGAGCCGACCGACGGCCTGGATCCGCCGCAGATCGCCGAGATGCGCCGGGTGCTCCAGCGGTACGCCACCGACGGGCGGGCGGTGCTGGTCTCCAGCCACCTGCTTGCCGAGGTGGAGCAGACCTGCACGCACGCGGTGGTGGTGAACAAGGGCCGGATCGTCGCGGCCGGACCGGTGGCGGAGATCGTCGGCGAGTCGCCGAGCGTGCGCTTCGACGTCACCGATCCGGAGGCCGCGCGGGCGGTGCTGGGCCGGATGGCCGGCGTCCAGGTGCTGCCGGAGGACGACGGCACGCTCGTGGTGGACACCAACGGCACGGCCCGCAGCGCGGTGGTGGCCGAACTGGTCCAGGCCGGGATCGGGGTGGACCGGGTGATGCCCCGCCGCCGCCTGGAGGATGCCTTCCTCTCGCTGGTCGGCGAGCACTCTCGGGGAAGTGGGGACCGCTGA
- the paaN gene encoding phenylacetic acid degradation protein PaaN, producing MTETPHPLYAAHAETLTRALHAITERGYWSAYPESPSPRVYGEHAAAEGEAAFQAYLGADFPLDQPGTRDRVATETSPFGIDLHVRYPHGEPAELIAAATAALPAWRDAGPQARVGVCLEILSRLHRHVFELANAVQFTSGQAFVMAFQAGGAHALDRALEAVAYAYAEMTRHPGTADWEKPAGKGEPLRMTKTYHVVPRGVSLLIGCNTFPTWNSYPGLFASLATGNPVLVKPHPRAVLPLAITVRYAREVLAEAGFDPNLVLLAAEAPDERLASTLALDPAVRIVDFTGSSEYGDWLEANARQAAVYTEKAGLNTVVIDSTDDFAGLCRNLGFTLTLYSGQMCTTSQNILVPRDGIETDQGHKSLDEVAAGIAAAIGKLTGDPARGVELTGAIVNDGVLKRLDEVTAVGETVLPARTVEHPRFPGAVVRTPTIVKLDADAVDTYGQEWFGPISFVIATDSTAHSLEIFRRTVGSGGALTAAVYATDPAVLDAVEEAALDVGVHLSCNLTGGVFVNQSAAFSDFHASGANPAANAALTDGAYVANRFRIVQSRRPA from the coding sequence ATGACGGAGACCCCGCATCCCCTCTACGCCGCGCACGCCGAGACCCTCACCCGGGCGCTGCACGCGATAACCGAGCGTGGCTACTGGTCCGCCTACCCGGAGTCGCCCAGCCCGCGGGTGTACGGCGAGCACGCGGCGGCCGAGGGCGAGGCCGCGTTCCAGGCGTACCTAGGTGCCGACTTCCCGCTCGACCAGCCCGGCACCCGGGACCGGGTGGCCACCGAGACCAGCCCGTTCGGCATCGACCTGCACGTGCGCTACCCGCACGGCGAGCCGGCGGAGCTGATCGCCGCCGCCACCGCCGCGCTGCCGGCCTGGCGCGACGCCGGCCCGCAGGCCCGGGTGGGGGTGTGCCTGGAGATCCTGTCCCGGCTGCACAGGCACGTCTTCGAACTGGCCAACGCGGTGCAGTTCACCAGCGGGCAGGCGTTCGTGATGGCGTTCCAGGCCGGCGGCGCGCACGCGCTGGACCGGGCGCTGGAGGCGGTCGCCTACGCGTACGCGGAGATGACCCGGCACCCCGGCACGGCCGACTGGGAGAAGCCCGCCGGCAAGGGCGAGCCGCTGCGGATGACCAAGACCTACCACGTGGTGCCGCGCGGGGTCAGCCTGCTGATCGGCTGCAACACGTTCCCGACCTGGAACTCGTACCCCGGCCTCTTCGCGTCGCTGGCCACCGGCAACCCCGTACTGGTCAAGCCGCACCCGCGGGCCGTGCTGCCGCTCGCCATCACCGTCCGGTACGCCCGCGAGGTGCTGGCCGAGGCGGGATTCGACCCCAACCTCGTGCTGCTGGCCGCCGAGGCGCCGGACGAGCGGCTCGCCTCCACCCTCGCCCTGGACCCGGCCGTGCGGATCGTCGACTTCACCGGCTCCAGCGAGTACGGCGACTGGCTGGAGGCCAACGCCCGGCAGGCCGCCGTCTACACCGAGAAGGCCGGCCTGAACACGGTCGTCATCGACTCCACCGACGACTTCGCCGGTCTGTGCCGCAACCTCGGCTTCACGCTCACGCTGTACAGCGGGCAGATGTGCACCACCTCGCAGAACATCCTGGTGCCCCGGGACGGCATCGAGACCGACCAGGGGCACAAGAGCCTCGACGAGGTGGCCGCCGGTATCGCCGCCGCGATCGGCAAGCTCACCGGCGACCCGGCCCGGGGCGTCGAGCTGACCGGCGCCATCGTCAACGACGGGGTGCTCAAGCGGCTCGACGAGGTGACCGCGGTCGGCGAGACCGTGCTGCCCGCGCGTACCGTCGAGCACCCGCGGTTCCCCGGCGCCGTGGTCCGCACCCCCACCATCGTGAAGCTGGACGCGGACGCCGTGGACACGTACGGCCAGGAGTGGTTCGGACCGATCTCGTTCGTGATCGCCACCGACTCCACCGCGCACAGCCTGGAGATCTTCCGCAGGACCGTGGGCAGCGGCGGGGCGCTGACCGCCGCGGTCTACGCCACCGATCCCGCGGTGCTGGACGCCGTCGAGGAGGCGGCGCTGGACGTCGGGGTGCACCTGTCCTGCAACCTGACCGGCGGCGTCTTCGTCAACCAGTCCGCGGCGTTCTCCGACTTCCACGCCAGCGGCGCGAACCCGGCCGCGAACGCGGCGCTCACCGACGGCGCGTACGTGGCCAACCGGTTCCGCATCGTGCAGAGCCGCCGCCCGGCCTGA
- a CDS encoding GNAT family N-acetyltransferase, with the protein MRALRLEMLADSPLAFLETVAEAAARPHPEYAARVAECASGPRRAQFVAEVDGRFVGHAGGTVALDDPSLTVIFAVYLTPSWRGSGLLADLVEAVAAWSRECGRLDLLLEVVVGNDRAVRAYERLGFTDTGVRVPHPTVPVMTELQMRRPA; encoded by the coding sequence ATGCGGGCGCTGCGGCTGGAGATGCTCGCCGACTCGCCCCTGGCCTTCCTGGAGACCGTGGCGGAGGCCGCGGCCCGGCCGCACCCGGAGTACGCGGCCCGGGTCGCCGAGTGCGCGAGCGGACCGCGGCGCGCCCAGTTCGTCGCAGAGGTCGACGGCCGGTTCGTCGGGCACGCCGGCGGTACGGTCGCCCTCGACGACCCCAGCCTGACGGTGATCTTCGCCGTCTACCTGACGCCGTCCTGGCGCGGAAGCGGGCTGCTGGCCGACCTCGTCGAGGCGGTCGCCGCGTGGTCCCGGGAGTGCGGCCGGTTGGACCTGCTGCTGGAGGTGGTGGTCGGCAACGACCGCGCCGTGCGGGCGTACGAGCGGCTGGGCTTCACCGACACGGGGGTACGGGTCCCGCACCCGACCGTGCCGGTGATGACCGAGCTTCAGATGCGCCGACCGGCCTGA
- a CDS encoding GNAT family N-acetyltransferase codes for MTIDVVPLDPRDDEAVTQAYRIRRASASATVADLPPRGRREVAAGIRQPMPGQQVRALLAVVGGTPVGFATLHLPMLDNTGNAELDIAVHPDHLRRGVGRALHGYAVRLARELGRKRIVGEVVSGLPDGPPRDPAGSAFAAAMGATAVLDEVRRRLDVGTVDWPALDAAYAAGRRRAAGYSTICWAGLTEPGHLADIAYLNSRLMADAPIGDLVWEQENIDVTRQEAEERLLVDRGRRLYSAAARDDATGRLVGFTRIMFAATDAWHAYQQITLVDPEHRGHRLGAAVKIDNLRYTLTHEPELCVVDTWNATDNEQMISINELLGYRPLDIWQAWQLTL; via the coding sequence GTGACGATCGATGTGGTGCCGCTCGACCCGCGCGACGACGAAGCCGTGACGCAGGCGTACCGGATCCGGCGGGCCAGCGCGTCCGCCACCGTTGCGGACCTTCCCCCGCGCGGCCGCCGGGAGGTCGCCGCGGGGATCCGCCAGCCGATGCCGGGCCAGCAGGTCCGGGCCCTGCTGGCGGTGGTGGGTGGGACGCCGGTCGGGTTCGCCACCCTGCACCTGCCGATGCTGGACAACACCGGGAACGCCGAACTGGACATTGCCGTGCACCCCGATCACCTGCGCCGGGGCGTGGGGCGGGCGCTGCACGGGTACGCCGTGCGGCTGGCCCGGGAACTGGGCCGCAAGCGGATCGTCGGCGAGGTGGTGTCCGGGCTGCCGGACGGCCCGCCGCGGGATCCGGCCGGTTCCGCGTTCGCCGCGGCGATGGGGGCGACCGCGGTGCTCGACGAGGTTCGCCGGCGGCTGGACGTCGGCACGGTGGACTGGCCGGCGCTGGACGCGGCGTACGCGGCGGGGCGGCGGCGGGCCGCCGGCTACTCGACGATCTGCTGGGCCGGGCTCACCGAGCCGGGACACCTGGCCGACATCGCGTACCTGAACAGCCGGCTGATGGCCGACGCGCCGATCGGCGACCTGGTGTGGGAGCAGGAGAACATCGACGTCACCCGGCAGGAGGCCGAGGAGCGGCTGCTGGTGGACCGGGGGCGCCGGCTCTACAGCGCCGCCGCCCGCGACGACGCCACGGGCCGGTTGGTCGGCTTCACCAGGATCATGTTCGCCGCCACCGACGCCTGGCACGCGTACCAGCAGATCACCCTGGTGGACCCGGAGCACCGCGGGCACCGGCTCGGCGCCGCCGTCAAGATCGACAATCTGCGGTACACGCTGACGCACGAACCGGAGCTGTGCGTCGTGGACACCTGGAACGCGACCGACAACGAACAGATGATCTCGATCAACGAGCTGCTGGGCTACCGCCCCCTGGACATCTGGCAGGCGTGGCAGCTCACGCTGTGA
- the thrC gene encoding threonine synthase: MTSTLPTTSTGTPARVLVCRGCGAEYPLIAQHACYECFGPLEVGYDAAALARVTRAQIEAGPANIWRYAPLLPAGQDPAARVSLDPGLTPLVPAPRLGAELGISAPLWVKDDSANPTHSFKDRVVSVALTAAKGLGFTRFACASTGNLANSVAAHGARAGVPSIVFIPADLELGKVVTTAVYDGELVAVDGSYDDVNRLCGELVETDEFADTAFVNVNVRPYYAEGSKTLGYEVAEQLGWRIPEQVVIPMASGELLTKVDKAFAELVEIGLVDAPANGWRVFGAQSAGCNPIAAALHAGTDVITPVRPTGIAKSLNIGDPAAGAYALEAVRRTGGWMDFADDDEIRDGIRRLARTAGVFAETAGGVTVAVLAKLVASGRLDPTRETVVYNTGEGLKTLDAVAGAAGPTHRVRPSLRAARDAGLLG; encoded by the coding sequence ATGACGTCGACACTGCCCACCACCTCCACCGGCACCCCGGCCCGGGTCCTGGTCTGCCGCGGCTGCGGCGCCGAATATCCGCTGATCGCCCAGCACGCCTGTTACGAGTGTTTCGGCCCGCTGGAGGTCGGCTACGACGCCGCCGCGCTGGCCCGGGTCACCCGCGCCCAGATCGAGGCGGGTCCGGCCAACATCTGGCGGTACGCCCCGCTGCTGCCCGCCGGCCAGGACCCGGCCGCCCGGGTGAGCCTCGACCCGGGGCTCACCCCGCTGGTCCCGGCGCCGCGGCTCGGCGCCGAACTCGGCATCAGCGCCCCGCTGTGGGTCAAGGACGACAGCGCCAACCCCACCCACTCGTTCAAGGACCGGGTGGTCTCGGTGGCGCTGACCGCCGCCAAGGGCCTCGGCTTCACCCGCTTCGCCTGCGCCTCGACCGGCAACCTCGCCAACTCCGTGGCCGCGCACGGCGCCCGGGCCGGCGTACCGTCGATCGTCTTCATCCCCGCCGACCTCGAACTGGGCAAGGTGGTCACCACCGCCGTGTACGACGGCGAGCTGGTGGCCGTGGACGGCTCGTACGACGACGTGAACCGGCTCTGCGGCGAGCTGGTGGAGACCGACGAGTTCGCCGACACCGCCTTCGTGAACGTCAACGTCCGGCCGTACTACGCCGAGGGTTCCAAGACCCTCGGGTACGAGGTGGCCGAGCAGTTGGGCTGGCGCATCCCGGAACAGGTTGTGATCCCCATGGCCAGCGGCGAGCTGCTGACCAAGGTGGACAAGGCGTTCGCCGAGCTGGTGGAGATCGGGCTGGTCGACGCGCCGGCGAACGGGTGGCGGGTGTTCGGCGCGCAGTCCGCGGGCTGCAACCCGATCGCGGCCGCCCTGCACGCCGGCACCGACGTGATCACCCCGGTCCGGCCGACCGGCATCGCGAAGTCGCTGAACATCGGCGACCCGGCCGCCGGCGCGTACGCGCTGGAGGCGGTGCGGCGTACCGGCGGGTGGATGGACTTCGCCGACGACGACGAGATCCGCGACGGCATCCGGCGGCTCGCCCGGACCGCCGGCGTGTTCGCCGAGACCGCCGGCGGCGTCACGGTGGCGGTGCTGGCCAAGCTGGTCGCGTCCGGCCGGCTCGACCCGACCCGGGAGACCGTCGTCTACAACACCGGCGAGGGGTTGAAGACGCTGGACGCGGTGGCCGGCGCGGCCGGTCCGACGCACCGGGTCCGGCCGTCGCTGCGGGCGGCCCGGGACGCCGGCCTGCTCGGCTGA
- a CDS encoding helix-turn-helix transcriptional regulator, with the protein MQGYRPARYGDGSGPQRRGDHRAGDRQLFDSNRTTVIVTRVTLDEPELAAVPVTTVLAALADDVRLRIVRELARGGEFACGAFDLGVAKATRSHHLKVLREAGLTRTRIAGTTRHIRLRRDELDRHYPGLLAAILGAPTAEPRPDGGPQRDAGPRPDARPRPAAVSS; encoded by the coding sequence ATGCAGGGATACCGCCCGGCGCGGTACGGCGACGGGTCCGGGCCGCAACGGCGTGGTGATCACCGCGCCGGCGACCGACAGTTGTTCGACAGCAATCGAACAACTGTTATAGTGACCCGCGTGACGCTTGACGAGCCGGAGCTTGCCGCCGTACCGGTCACCACCGTGCTGGCGGCGTTGGCCGACGACGTCCGGTTGCGCATCGTGCGCGAGCTGGCCCGCGGCGGCGAGTTCGCCTGCGGCGCCTTCGACCTCGGGGTGGCCAAGGCCACCCGCTCGCACCACCTGAAGGTGCTGCGCGAGGCCGGCCTGACCCGGACCCGGATCGCCGGCACCACGAGGCACATCCGGCTGCGCCGCGACGAACTCGACCGGCACTATCCCGGCCTGCTGGCCGCCATCCTCGGGGCGCCCACCGCCGAACCGCGACCGGACGGCGGGCCGCAACGGGACGCCGGGCCGCGACCGGACGCCCGGCCGCGACCGGCGGCGGTCAGCTCGTGA